From the genome of Bacteroidota bacterium, one region includes:
- the ruvA gene encoding Holliday junction branch migration protein RuvA yields MITYVSGTLAAKSPTDAVVDVQGIGYHVLIPMSSFEKLPAAGKPVKLLTHHHIREDAETLFGFATDAERTLFRTLVGVSGVGPKLALAALSAMSPEALRDHILEGDASVLTRIPGVGKKTAERLVVELKDRLASLDGFEGATAVGGDGTASVRADARAALESLGFARAEAEKRIRKALRDHDGAVTAEELIRLALR; encoded by the coding sequence GTGATCACCTACGTCTCCGGCACGCTCGCCGCCAAGTCGCCCACCGACGCCGTCGTCGACGTGCAGGGCATCGGGTACCACGTCCTGATCCCGATGTCGTCGTTCGAGAAGCTGCCGGCGGCGGGCAAGCCGGTCAAGCTGCTGACGCATCACCACATCCGGGAAGACGCCGAGACGCTGTTCGGCTTCGCCACCGACGCCGAGCGGACGCTCTTCCGCACCCTCGTCGGTGTCTCGGGCGTCGGGCCGAAGCTGGCGCTCGCGGCGCTGTCGGCGATGTCGCCCGAGGCGCTGCGCGACCACATCTTGGAGGGCGACGCGAGCGTGCTCACCCGCATCCCCGGCGTCGGCAAGAAGACCGCCGAGCGGCTGGTCGTCGAACTGAAAGACCGGCTGGCGAGCCTCGACGGGTTCGAGGGCGCGACGGCCGTCGGCGGCGACGGCACGGCGAGCGTCCGGGCCGACGCGCGCGCCGCGCTCGAGTCGCTCGGCTTCGCCCGCGCCGAGGCCGAGAAGCGCATCCGCAAAGCGCTCCGCGACCACGACGGCGCGGTGACGGCCGAGGAGCTGATCCGCCTCGCGCTGCGGTAG